In Colwellia sp. M166, a genomic segment contains:
- the flgK gene encoding flagellar hook-associated protein FlgK yields the protein MSISLYQTGVSGLLAAQQQLATVGNNIANVNTEGYNRQRAEQGASQGLVNGGNYIGGGTYVQDITRIYDQFSHKEQLLSQSNLGNSDALSINLNQLNEIMTFSGDAIGGSIDRFYQAMNGIADNPSDLGLRNIALSQAEILASDFNTLNANFDQLEKSTNGEIEQMASKISQISQEIAKINEQILQNSDLTVAGQPNDLLDKRDQLVGQLGEYTSVNTIQDTNGVMTVMIGNGATLVAGITPLTISVQAGNPDPLQTQLQINSRNGSVAIDGGKLGGAIAAKMEYRDEHLLDTRNEINRLAMVISETLNQAQSQGLDLEAQQGREIFTDINSAGLQAGRVLNHTTNSGGLSAAVNITDVSLVPADEFEIKFDGSDYLMTNKTSGSVTNLGAAGSGTYSTGLGFEFNEVSGAPATDDKFTIRPTENSAALMKVTLTDGKGLAASSAVGANPDANNVSDGAVSIINVTDPVTARAYTEGSNAKLTVDVYKNSSGTFDYRVYDAANPPPAPVITSGNFAAGASVIIDMPPAPASAAFQIEISGAPVGQGSLAREKFTISDVFGPGNGSNASFISATQEQAIVGNSTQTFSQSLAITTADIGSKASSAELVANTAQALFTQAYNRNQSTSGVNLDEEAANMIKFQQAYQASSRIISVANTIFDTLLAAV from the coding sequence ATGTCGATTAGTCTATATCAAACTGGTGTTAGTGGTTTATTAGCCGCACAGCAGCAGTTAGCGACAGTTGGTAACAATATAGCCAATGTAAACACTGAAGGTTACAATCGCCAGAGAGCAGAGCAAGGTGCTTCTCAAGGGCTTGTAAATGGTGGCAACTATATTGGCGGAGGAACCTATGTTCAAGATATTACTCGCATTTATGATCAATTCTCTCATAAAGAACAGCTACTGAGCCAAAGTAACCTCGGTAATTCTGACGCCCTTAGTATTAATTTAAACCAGCTCAATGAAATCATGACCTTTTCCGGTGATGCCATCGGTGGTTCAATTGATCGATTTTATCAGGCAATGAATGGCATTGCTGATAATCCAAGTGATTTAGGCTTGCGTAATATCGCGTTAAGTCAAGCTGAAATTCTTGCCAGTGACTTCAATACGTTGAATGCTAATTTTGATCAGTTAGAGAAATCTACTAACGGTGAAATTGAGCAAATGGCCAGTAAAATTTCACAAATATCGCAAGAAATAGCGAAAATCAACGAACAAATTCTACAAAATAGTGATTTAACGGTAGCGGGCCAACCAAACGACTTATTAGATAAGCGCGATCAGCTTGTTGGCCAGCTTGGTGAATACACTTCTGTTAATACCATTCAAGATACCAATGGTGTTATGACAGTGATGATAGGTAATGGTGCCACGCTTGTTGCTGGTATTACTCCTTTAACCATCAGTGTGCAAGCGGGTAATCCAGATCCGCTGCAAACACAATTACAGATAAATAGCCGTAATGGTAGCGTTGCTATTGACGGCGGCAAGCTTGGTGGCGCTATTGCTGCGAAAATGGAATATCGTGATGAACATTTACTCGATACACGTAACGAAATCAATCGCTTGGCTATGGTTATTTCAGAAACATTGAACCAAGCGCAGTCGCAAGGCCTTGACTTAGAGGCACAGCAAGGGCGTGAGATATTTACCGATATAAATAGTGCAGGCTTACAAGCTGGACGAGTGTTAAACCATACCACAAACTCGGGAGGTCTAAGTGCGGCTGTTAATATTACCGATGTTTCTTTAGTGCCAGCAGATGAATTTGAAATTAAGTTTGATGGTAGCGACTACCTTATGACTAATAAAACGAGTGGCTCGGTAACTAACTTAGGTGCTGCCGGATCTGGTACTTATAGTACGGGCTTAGGTTTTGAATTTAATGAAGTATCAGGGGCACCAGCTACCGACGATAAATTTACTATTCGTCCGACGGAAAATAGTGCTGCATTAATGAAGGTGACATTAACTGATGGTAAAGGGCTTGCGGCAAGCTCAGCGGTAGGTGCCAATCCCGATGCTAATAATGTTAGTGATGGTGCTGTTAGCATCATCAATGTTACCGATCCGGTAACGGCAAGAGCATACACCGAAGGCAGCAATGCTAAGTTAACTGTTGATGTTTATAAAAATTCATCGGGCACATTCGACTATCGTGTTTATGATGCTGCTAACCCACCACCAGCACCGGTAATAACTTCAGGAAACTTCGCAGCTGGAGCTTCTGTGATAATTGATATGCCACCAGCACCTGCTAGTGCTGCTTTTCAAATTGAAATTTCAGGTGCGCCAGTGGGACAAGGTTCATTAGCTCGTGAAAAATTTACTATTTCCGATGTTTTTGGTCCAGGTAATGGCAGCAATGCTAGTTTTATTTCTGCCACACAAGAACAAGCAATTGTGGGTAACAGTACACAAACATTTAGCCAGAGTTTAGCGATAACCACTGCAGATATTGGCTCTAAAGCCAGTTCAGCAGAGCTTGTTGCTAATACTGCGCAAGCGTTATTTACTCAAGCCTATAACCGCAATCAATCTACTTCAGGGGTCAATTTAGATGAAGAAGCAGCAAATATGATTAAGTTTCAACAAGCTTATCAAGCTTCATCTCGAATTATATCGGTAGCCAATACCATTTTTGATACCTTATTAGCCGCGGTTTAA
- the flgJ gene encoding flagellar assembly peptidoglycan hydrolase FlgJ, whose translation MTTRIADAQNFLDINGLNSIRQDAKSGDKASKEAALDQAAKQFEAIFVQMLMKSMRKAQDVLESDSPLNSESTKFYRDMHDQQMSLELSNNGALGLSELIVRQLGGDSENFTPHSILRSDGNLDSRANVRVSDSPAINNISLANNSTAEQDANNDRQTNGSIVAQTAANLLQAPVFEQPKDFVTALIPEAKRVQDKINVPFEVVIAQAALETGWGQKIIKTDSGESSNNLFNIKADSRWDGEQTHKETLEFENGAMVKKREPFRVYESLSESVNDYLKLLTGSERYQGALEKSTDVEQFLHNLQSAGYATDPNYAKKIMGTLRTVTSLINK comes from the coding sequence ATGACCACACGTATTGCTGACGCACAAAACTTTTTAGATATTAACGGCTTAAACTCAATTCGCCAAGATGCGAAGTCGGGTGATAAGGCCAGTAAAGAAGCCGCACTAGACCAAGCTGCAAAGCAGTTTGAGGCTATCTTTGTACAAATGTTAATGAAAAGTATGCGTAAAGCACAAGATGTGTTGGAGTCTGATAGTCCGCTAAACTCAGAATCGACAAAATTTTATCGTGATATGCACGATCAGCAAATGTCGCTAGAGCTTTCTAATAATGGCGCACTAGGTCTTTCTGAGCTTATTGTTCGTCAACTTGGTGGTGATAGCGAAAATTTCACCCCTCATTCTATTTTGCGTTCAGATGGTAACCTTGATAGCCGAGCAAATGTTCGTGTTAGTGACTCACCAGCAATTAACAATATTAGTTTAGCCAATAATTCGACAGCAGAGCAGGATGCTAACAACGATCGTCAAACAAATGGCTCAATTGTCGCTCAAACGGCGGCAAACTTGCTCCAAGCCCCCGTTTTTGAACAACCTAAAGATTTTGTGACTGCCTTAATACCAGAGGCAAAACGTGTGCAAGATAAAATTAATGTGCCATTTGAAGTGGTTATTGCTCAAGCAGCATTGGAAACCGGCTGGGGTCAAAAAATTATTAAAACCGATAGCGGTGAAAGCTCTAATAATTTATTTAACATCAAAGCTGATAGTCGCTGGGATGGTGAGCAAACACATAAAGAAACGCTTGAGTTTGAAAATGGCGCAATGGTCAAGAAGCGCGAACCTTTCAGGGTCTATGAATCACTGTCAGAAAGTGTCAATGACTACTTAAAATTATTAACCGGTAGTGAAAGATATCAAGGAGCTTTAGAAAAGTCGACAGATGTGGAGCAATTTTTGCATAACCTACAAAGTGCTGGTTATGCAACCGATCCCAATTACGCTAAAAAGATAATGGGAACCCTTCGGACAGTAACCAGTTTAATAAATAAATAA